One genomic window of Bradyrhizobium sp. B124 includes the following:
- the rocF gene encoding arginase, with product MSEADNSRPSRIALLGVPIEIGASQPGPLMGPDALRTAGIARLLEQLDFRVDDHGNLAIPAVVADGPAPANTKFYDEVKTWTRALAERAYWLAHSGAIPIFMGGDHSLSMGSINGVARYWQEKGRPLFALWVDAHADYNTPATTITGNMHGMSAAFLCGEPGLDDLLGGLPRASIPPDQLDLIGTRSVDPLERKLLRQRNVSISDMRQIDEFGVAVLTRRVVERVRAKNGVLHVSFDVDFLDPEVAPGVGTTVPGGATYREAHLIMELLHDSGLVRSLDIVELNPFLDERGRTARVAVELIGSLFGLQITDRQTPSNAVLPELGE from the coding sequence ATGTCCGAAGCCGACAATTCCAGACCCTCGCGCATCGCCTTGCTTGGCGTTCCCATCGAGATCGGCGCGTCGCAGCCCGGTCCGCTGATGGGCCCGGACGCGCTGCGCACCGCGGGCATCGCGCGCCTGCTCGAGCAGCTCGACTTCCGGGTTGACGACCACGGCAACCTTGCGATCCCGGCCGTGGTCGCCGACGGCCCCGCGCCGGCGAATACCAAATTCTACGACGAGGTGAAGACCTGGACCCGCGCGCTCGCCGAGCGCGCCTACTGGCTGGCGCATTCCGGCGCGATCCCGATCTTCATGGGCGGCGATCACTCACTGTCGATGGGGTCGATCAACGGCGTCGCGCGCTACTGGCAGGAAAAGGGCCGGCCGCTGTTTGCGCTGTGGGTCGACGCGCATGCCGACTACAACACGCCGGCCACCACCATCACCGGCAACATGCACGGCATGTCGGCGGCCTTCCTGTGCGGCGAGCCCGGCCTCGACGACCTGCTCGGCGGACTGCCGCGCGCCTCGATCCCGCCGGATCAGCTCGATCTGATCGGCACCCGCTCGGTCGATCCGCTGGAGCGCAAGCTGCTGCGGCAGCGCAACGTCTCGATATCAGACATGCGCCAGATCGACGAGTTCGGCGTCGCCGTGCTGACCCGCCGCGTCGTCGAGCGCGTCAGGGCGAAGAACGGCGTGCTGCATGTCTCGTTCGACGTCGACTTCCTCGATCCGGAAGTCGCGCCCGGGGTCGGCACCACCGTGCCGGGCGGCGCGACTTATCGGGAAGCCCATCTCATCATGGAGCTGCTGCACGATTCCGGACTGGTGCGCTCGCTCGATATCGTCGAGCTCAATCCGTTCCTCGACGAACGTGGCCGCACCGCGCGCGTCGCGGTCGAATTGATCGGCAGCCTGTTCGGCCTGCAGATCACCGATCGGCAGACGCCGAGCAACGCCGTGCTGCCGGAGCTGGGGGAATAG
- a CDS encoding phosphoenolpyruvate carboxykinase, which yields MQETGVHNGAFGADKFGLKNLKGVHWNYGAPQLYEHSLRSGEAVLSADGALCADTGVFTGRSPKDKFTVRDDLTDKNMWWAGNQSITSEQFATLHADFLKHAEGMTLFAQDLYGGADPKHRITTRVFTELAWHSLFIRTLLIRPEASELASFVPELTIIDLPSFRADPKRHGCKSENVVAIDFARKIVLIGGSQYAGEMKKSVFTTLNYYLPEKGVMPMHCSANVGPDGDTAIFFGLSGTGKTTLSADPKRTLIGDDEHGWSEDGVFNFEGGCYAKCIKLSGEAEPEIYAASKRFGAVLENVVLGANDRVPDFDDGSKTENTRSAYPLDFIPNASRTGCAPHPKNVVMLAADAFGVMPPIAKLTPAQAMYHFLSGYTAKVAGTERGLGNEPQPEFSTCFGSPFLPRDPSVYGNLLRELIAKHNVDCWLVNTGWTGGKYGTGRRMPIKVTRALLTAALNGSLRNADFRTDKYFGFAVPTSLPGVEPHILDPIKTWADKVEFDKTARALVGMFQKNFAKFEAQVDAEVRAAAPEVKLAAE from the coding sequence GTGCAAGAGACGGGCGTGCATAACGGTGCCTTCGGCGCCGACAAATTCGGCTTAAAAAATCTCAAGGGCGTGCATTGGAACTATGGCGCGCCGCAGCTTTACGAGCACTCGTTGCGATCAGGCGAAGCGGTGCTCTCGGCCGATGGCGCGCTTTGCGCGGATACCGGCGTGTTCACCGGCCGCAGCCCGAAGGACAAGTTCACGGTCCGCGATGATCTCACCGACAAGAACATGTGGTGGGCCGGCAACCAGTCGATCACCTCGGAGCAGTTCGCCACGCTCCATGCCGACTTCCTCAAGCATGCCGAAGGCATGACGCTGTTTGCGCAGGATCTCTATGGCGGCGCCGATCCGAAGCATCGCATCACGACGCGCGTCTTCACCGAGCTCGCATGGCACTCGCTGTTCATCCGCACGCTGCTCATTCGCCCCGAGGCGTCGGAGCTCGCGAGCTTCGTGCCCGAACTCACGATTATCGATCTGCCGAGCTTCCGCGCCGATCCGAAACGTCACGGCTGCAAGTCTGAGAACGTCGTCGCGATCGATTTCGCCCGCAAGATCGTCCTAATCGGCGGCTCGCAATATGCCGGCGAGATGAAGAAGAGCGTGTTCACCACGCTGAACTATTACCTGCCCGAGAAGGGCGTGATGCCGATGCACTGCTCGGCCAATGTCGGCCCCGACGGCGACACCGCGATCTTCTTCGGCCTGTCCGGCACCGGCAAGACCACGCTCTCGGCCGATCCCAAGCGCACGCTGATCGGCGATGACGAGCATGGCTGGAGCGAGGACGGCGTCTTCAATTTCGAAGGCGGCTGCTACGCCAAGTGCATCAAGCTGTCCGGCGAAGCCGAGCCGGAAATCTATGCCGCCAGCAAGCGCTTCGGCGCGGTGCTGGAAAACGTCGTGCTCGGCGCCAATGATCGCGTGCCCGATTTCGACGACGGCTCGAAGACCGAGAACACCCGCTCGGCCTATCCGCTCGATTTCATTCCGAACGCTTCGCGCACTGGCTGCGCGCCGCACCCGAAGAACGTGGTGATGCTCGCCGCCGACGCCTTCGGCGTGATGCCGCCGATCGCCAAGCTGACGCCGGCACAGGCGATGTATCACTTCCTGTCCGGCTACACCGCGAAGGTCGCCGGCACCGAGCGCGGTCTCGGCAACGAGCCGCAGCCGGAGTTCTCGACCTGCTTCGGTTCGCCGTTCCTGCCGCGCGATCCGTCGGTCTACGGCAATCTGCTGCGCGAATTGATCGCCAAGCACAATGTCGATTGCTGGCTGGTCAACACCGGCTGGACCGGCGGCAAGTACGGCACCGGCCGCCGTATGCCGATCAAGGTGACCCGCGCGCTGCTGACCGCCGCGCTGAACGGCTCGCTCCGCAACGCCGATTTCCGCACCGACAAGTATTTCGGCTTCGCGGTGCCGACCTCGCTGCCGGGCGTCGAGCCGCACATCCTCGATCCGATCAAGACTTGGGCCGACAAGGTCGAGTTCGACAAGACCGCGCGTGCGCTGGTCGGCATGTTCCAGAAGAACTTCGCCAAGTTCGAAGCACAGGTCGACGCCGAAGTCCGCGCCGCCGCCCCGGAAGTGAAGCTCGCGGCGGAGTAG
- a CDS encoding DUF2470 domain-containing protein: protein MQPTADFDPAHLARSLLRRSRQGALATLMAGSGDPYCSLVNLASHPDGSPILLISRLALHTRNILADDRVSLMLDERAEGDPLEGARIMLAGRAEEVAEAEQELVRRRYLGAHPSAEAFVEFNDFSFFVIRPSDAHLVAGFGRIVDLKPAQFLTDLGGAGALLEAEPGAVAHMNEDHREAMNLYATRLLGAPSADWLCTGCDPEGMDMQAGRDTLRLDFPERVSNGTELRKMLVRLAGEARAKG from the coding sequence ATGCAACCGACCGCCGACTTCGACCCCGCCCACCTTGCCCGCTCCCTGCTCCGCCGCAGCCGCCAGGGCGCGCTCGCCACGCTGATGGCCGGCTCCGGCGATCCCTATTGCTCGCTGGTCAATCTGGCCAGCCACCCCGACGGCTCGCCGATCCTGCTGATTTCCCGGCTGGCGCTGCACACCAGGAATATCCTGGCCGACGACCGGGTGTCGCTGATGCTGGACGAGCGCGCCGAGGGCGATCCGCTGGAGGGCGCCCGGATCATGCTGGCCGGCCGAGCCGAGGAGGTCGCGGAAGCCGAGCAGGAGCTCGTCCGCCGGCGCTACCTTGGCGCTCATCCATCGGCGGAAGCCTTTGTAGAATTTAATGATTTCTCGTTTTTCGTGATCCGGCCGAGCGACGCCCATCTGGTCGCCGGGTTCGGCCGGATTGTCGACCTCAAGCCTGCGCAGTTTCTGACCGACCTCGGTGGTGCCGGAGCGCTGCTGGAGGCCGAGCCGGGCGCGGTGGCGCATATGAACGAGGATCACCGCGAGGCCATGAACCTCTACGCCACGCGGCTGCTCGGCGCGCCAAGTGCCGACTGGCTGTGCACCGGCTGCGACCCCGAGGGCATGGACATGCAGGCCGGCCGCGACACCCTGCGGCTCGATTTCCCGGAGCGTGTCAGCAACGGCACCGAGCTGCGCAAGATGCTGGTGCGGCTCGCCGGCGAGGCGCGCGCCAAGGGATAA
- a CDS encoding response regulator transcription factor gives MPTIALVDDDRNILTSVSIALEAEGYRIMTYTDGASALDGFRTSPPDLAILDIKMPRMDGMETLRRLRQKSDLPVIFLTSKDEEIDELFGLKMGADDFIRKPFSQRLLVERVKAVLRRGQPKDPTAAPKEPDARALDRGLLRMDPERHTCTWKNEPVTLTVTEFLILQALATRPGVVKSRNALMDAAYDDQVYVDDRTIDSHIKRLRKKFKVVDDDFEMIETLYGVGYRFKEA, from the coding sequence ATGCCCACAATCGCCTTGGTCGACGACGACCGCAACATTCTCACGTCGGTCTCGATCGCGCTCGAAGCCGAAGGCTATCGCATCATGACCTACACGGACGGTGCGTCGGCGCTGGATGGATTTCGCACGTCGCCGCCCGATCTTGCGATCCTCGATATCAAGATGCCGCGCATGGACGGCATGGAAACGCTGCGCCGGCTGCGCCAGAAGTCCGACCTGCCGGTGATCTTCCTCACCTCGAAGGATGAAGAGATCGACGAATTGTTCGGCCTGAAGATGGGCGCCGACGATTTTATCCGCAAGCCGTTCTCCCAGCGCCTGCTGGTCGAACGCGTCAAGGCCGTGCTCCGCCGCGGCCAGCCGAAGGATCCGACCGCCGCACCGAAGGAGCCGGATGCCCGGGCGCTCGACCGCGGCCTGCTGCGGATGGATCCGGAGCGCCACACCTGCACCTGGAAGAACGAGCCGGTGACGCTCACCGTGACCGAATTCCTGATCCTGCAGGCGCTCGCCACCCGCCCCGGCGTCGTGAAGAGCCGCAACGCGCTGATGGACGCGGCCTATGACGACCAGGTCTATGTCGACGACCGCACCATCGACAGCCACATCAAGCGGCTGCGCAAGAAGTTCAAGGTGGTCGACGACGATTTCGAGATGATCGAGACGCTATACGGCGTCGGCTATCGCTTCAAGGAAGCCTGA
- a CDS encoding sensor histidine kinase: MLDRTQLEQGLNTEDASQLLDQEAVADDLARDKGWRRPLGWVRRAGQFFFALSFSSLTRRIVSLNLAGLVALVASILYLSQFRAGLIEARTQSLLVYAEIISEAIAASATVEGNTVTIDPDRLLDLKPGESFGQPDESADFPINPERVAPTLRRLIAPTKTRARIFDRDGGLILDSRNLFARGDVLRMELPPPSEKPSLYEKTKATIKTWLNRGDLPTYRELGPEGGKGYSEVAQSLEGMKGSAVRVTDRGAIIVSVAVPVQHFRAVRGALMLTTQGDDIDQLVMSERLAILKIGGVASTVMIMLSLLLASTIAGPVRRLAESAERVRNRIQTRVEIPDFTGRRDEIGHLSGALRDMTNALYSRIEAIEMFAADVAHELKNPLTSLRSAVETLPLARNENSRARLLAVIEHDVKRLDRLISDISDASRLDAELQRQDMAPVDLRRLLTTLTSVANETRLGHDVTVEARFEGRGPTDTLSVPGHDSRLGQVISNLLSNAQSFSKPGDKVRIICRRTRGEVEIVVDDDGPGIGEDALERIFERFYTDRPHQGFGQNSGLGLSISKQIIEAHGGRIWAENRAGPADEDGKPTVAGARFVVRLPTL, from the coding sequence GTGCTTGATCGAACGCAGCTCGAGCAGGGACTGAACACCGAGGACGCGTCACAGCTCCTCGATCAAGAGGCCGTGGCCGACGATTTGGCGCGCGACAAGGGCTGGCGCCGTCCGCTCGGCTGGGTGCGCCGCGCCGGTCAGTTCTTCTTCGCGCTGTCGTTCTCGAGCCTGACGCGCCGCATCGTCTCGCTCAACCTGGCCGGCCTCGTCGCGTTGGTCGCCAGCATCCTCTATCTCTCGCAATTCCGCGCCGGCCTGATCGAGGCGCGCACGCAGAGCCTTCTGGTCTATGCCGAGATCATTTCGGAGGCGATCGCGGCGTCTGCGACCGTCGAAGGCAATACCGTCACCATCGATCCCGACCGGCTGCTCGACCTCAAGCCCGGCGAGAGCTTCGGTCAGCCGGATGAATCGGCGGATTTCCCCATCAATCCCGAGCGCGTCGCGCCGACCCTGCGCCGCCTGATCGCGCCGACCAAGACGCGGGCCCGCATCTTCGACCGCGATGGCGGCCTGATCCTCGACAGCCGCAACCTGTTCGCGCGCGGCGACGTGCTGCGCATGGAGCTGCCGCCGCCGTCTGAGAAGCCGTCGCTGTATGAGAAGACCAAGGCCACGATCAAGACCTGGCTCAACCGCGGCGACCTGCCGACCTACCGCGAGCTCGGCCCCGAAGGCGGCAAGGGCTATTCCGAAGTCGCGCAATCGCTCGAGGGCATGAAGGGCAGCGCGGTGCGCGTCACCGATCGTGGCGCGATCATCGTGTCGGTTGCCGTTCCGGTGCAGCATTTCCGCGCCGTGCGCGGCGCATTGATGCTGACCACACAGGGCGACGACATCGACCAGCTGGTGATGTCGGAGCGACTCGCCATCCTCAAGATCGGCGGGGTCGCATCCACCGTCATGATCATGCTGTCGCTGCTGCTGGCGAGCACGATCGCGGGCCCGGTGCGACGGCTCGCCGAAAGCGCCGAGCGCGTCCGCAACCGCATCCAGACCCGCGTCGAGATTCCCGACTTCACCGGACGCCGCGACGAGATCGGGCATCTCTCGGGCGCGCTGCGCGACATGACCAACGCGCTCTACAGCCGCATCGAGGCGATCGAGATGTTCGCCGCCGATGTCGCCCATGAGCTGAAGAACCCGCTGACCTCGCTGCGCTCGGCGGTCGAGACGCTGCCTTTGGCGCGCAACGAGAACAGCCGCGCGCGGCTGCTCGCCGTGATCGAGCATGACGTCAAGCGGCTCGATCGCCTGATCTCCGACATCTCCGACGCGAGCCGGCTCGACGCCGAATTGCAGCGCCAGGATATGGCACCGGTCGATCTGCGCCGGTTGCTGACCACGTTGACCAGCGTCGCCAACGAGACCCGGCTCGGCCACGACGTCACCGTCGAAGCCCGCTTCGAGGGCCGCGGACCGACCGACACGCTCTCGGTGCCCGGCCATGATTCCCGGCTCGGCCAGGTGATCTCGAACCTGCTGTCGAACGCGCAATCGTTCTCCAAGCCGGGCGACAAGGTGCGCATCATCTGCCGCCGCACCCGCGGCGAGGTCGAGATCGTGGTCGACGATGACGGGCCCGGCATCGGCGAGGACGCGCTGGAGCGGATCTTCGAGCGCTTCTACACCGACCGCCCGCACCAGGGCTTTGGCCAGAACTCCGGCCTCGGGCTTTCGATCTCCAAGCAGATCATCGAGGCGCATGGCGGACGCATCTGGGCCGAGAACCGCGCGGGCCCCGCGGACGAAGACGGCAAGCCCACCGTCGCCGGCGCGCGTTTCGTGGTCAGGCTGCCGACACTATGA
- a CDS encoding HPr kinase/phosphatase C-terminal domain-containing protein produces MSDNSSVHASAVLVGERAVLIRGPSGAGKSRLAFDLILAGRTGALPPAILVGDDRVHLDTAGEQLWVRPAQQLAGLIEIRGLGIRHCPFAGEAVVGLIVDLAADDAERLPPPEALKIRLNGVSIPRIPVPAGFQPLPLVVAALTTT; encoded by the coding sequence ATGAGCGACAATTCAAGCGTGCACGCATCCGCCGTTCTTGTCGGCGAGCGTGCGGTGCTGATCCGCGGCCCTTCGGGCGCGGGCAAGTCGCGCCTGGCCTTCGATCTGATTCTCGCCGGGCGCACCGGAGCGCTTCCGCCGGCCATTTTGGTGGGGGATGACCGTGTCCATCTCGACACAGCCGGCGAACAATTGTGGGTTCGCCCAGCACAGCAATTGGCCGGTCTGATCGAGATCCGAGGCCTCGGAATCCGCCATTGTCCATTCGCAGGCGAGGCCGTGGTCGGCTTGATCGTCGACCTTGCTGCCGACGATGCCGAGCGGCTGCCGCCGCCCGAGGCGCTCAAGATCCGCCTAAATGGTGTTTCAATACCGCGAATTCCCGTGCCGGCTGGCTTCCAACCCCTGCCGCTGGTTGTCGCTGCGCTGACGACAACCTGA
- a CDS encoding PTS sugar transporter subunit IIA — protein sequence MIGLVLVTHGRLADEFRAALEHVMGPQKQIEAITIGAEDDSDLCRSDIIEAVNRVDSGDGVAILTDMFGGTPSNLAISCMSRPKVEVLAGINLPMLVKLAKVREERSLPDAIAMAQEAGRKYVTIASRVLAGK from the coding sequence ATGATTGGTCTAGTGCTGGTGACCCATGGGCGCCTTGCTGACGAGTTTAGAGCCGCGCTCGAACACGTCATGGGTCCGCAGAAACAAATTGAAGCAATTACGATCGGGGCCGAGGACGATTCCGATCTCTGTCGAAGCGACATCATCGAGGCGGTGAATCGCGTCGATAGTGGCGACGGCGTTGCGATCCTCACCGACATGTTTGGCGGCACGCCGTCGAACCTTGCGATCTCCTGCATGAGCCGCCCGAAGGTGGAAGTGCTCGCGGGCATCAATCTTCCCATGCTGGTCAAGCTTGCCAAGGTTCGCGAGGAGCGTTCGCTGCCCGACGCGATCGCGATGGCGCAGGAAGCCGGCCGCAAATACGTCACCATTGCCAGCCGCGTTCTCGCAGGCAAATGA
- a CDS encoding HPr family phosphocarrier protein has product MSGEARGENHVGPGVPAGAISRELLIVNKRGLHARASAKFVQLVERFNAEIWVTRGSETVGGTSIMGLMMLAAGPGTTVVVSARGDEAQQALEAIAELVASKFNEEGT; this is encoded by the coding sequence ATGAGCGGCGAGGCCCGGGGCGAAAACCATGTCGGCCCGGGCGTGCCGGCGGGCGCCATCTCGCGCGAACTCCTGATCGTCAACAAGCGCGGCCTGCACGCGCGGGCATCAGCCAAGTTCGTCCAGCTGGTCGAGCGCTTCAACGCCGAGATCTGGGTGACGCGCGGCAGCGAAACTGTCGGCGGCACCTCGATCATGGGCTTGATGATGCTGGCCGCAGGGCCCGGCACCACGGTCGTGGTCTCCGCGAGAGGCGACGAGGCGCAGCAGGCGCTCGAGGCCATCGCCGAGCTCGTCGCCAGCAAGTTCAACGAAGAAGGCACGTAA
- a CDS encoding glycosyltransferase family 39 protein, with protein MSTATTLPAARRTTRRLTIRRIAAWIASRATDPKTSLWLVIGFALVHAVLWTLILVKLKAAQDVHMDVAEAYAWGQRFLLGYGKHPPLSGWIAGVWFRIFPVTNWSTYALAMATVSFALVVCWLIALRVVDRRRAFFMVVMLALYPIFNFKGFKYNADLAQLVPLPLLVLAYLNAFEKRSFKSGLWLGFAGMLALMTKYWVVTMIGAVGLAALIHPQRMQFLRSPAPWVAIGTMIVTMIPHLVWLEEVNFVPFTYAGDVYALSSRELNVQLVIGYIVHNLGLLAIPTVLGLVALLLGSVPWRPSDVLARIWSRGPNPAVNLPQALNIWIIQLIVAIGPPLGALAFTVYIKTDWGIPLFFLVPLALVAIPSLRFPRMALFSITAVWFVATIVTLIAAPSIATQEIASNRVGGSTYAARSELARELTQTWQDRFHSRWAVVVARSDIGEPMTFYSPDHPASLVPGEAWSSGLTSLDEAKRLGFIGVCDTTDPVFLQPCEAWMAEHARDAEPLVMNTMRFFNGHPGPSTVWKVYLVPPAK; from the coding sequence ATGTCGACCGCCACCACCCTCCCTGCCGCAAGGCGCACGACCCGCAGACTGACGATCCGGCGGATCGCCGCCTGGATTGCCTCGCGCGCCACCGATCCCAAGACCAGCCTGTGGCTGGTGATCGGCTTCGCATTGGTTCACGCGGTGCTGTGGACGCTGATCCTGGTCAAGCTGAAGGCTGCGCAGGACGTCCATATGGATGTCGCGGAGGCCTATGCCTGGGGCCAGCGCTTCCTGCTCGGCTACGGCAAGCATCCGCCGCTGTCGGGCTGGATCGCGGGGGTCTGGTTCAGGATCTTCCCGGTCACCAACTGGTCGACCTATGCGCTCGCGATGGCAACCGTCAGCTTCGCGCTGGTGGTGTGCTGGCTGATCGCGCTGCGCGTCGTCGATCGCCGCCGCGCGTTCTTCATGGTGGTGATGCTCGCGCTCTACCCGATCTTCAATTTCAAGGGCTTCAAATACAACGCCGACCTCGCGCAGCTGGTGCCGTTGCCGCTGTTGGTGCTGGCCTATCTGAACGCGTTCGAGAAGCGCAGCTTCAAATCGGGGCTCTGGCTCGGCTTTGCCGGCATGCTGGCGCTGATGACCAAATACTGGGTGGTGACGATGATCGGCGCCGTCGGGCTTGCCGCGCTGATCCATCCGCAGCGGATGCAATTCCTGCGCTCGCCGGCGCCATGGGTTGCGATCGGCACGATGATCGTGACGATGATCCCGCATCTGGTGTGGCTGGAGGAGGTGAACTTCGTGCCGTTCACCTATGCCGGCGACGTCTACGCGCTGTCGAGCCGCGAGCTCAACGTCCAGCTCGTGATCGGTTACATCGTGCACAATCTCGGTCTGCTCGCGATTCCGACCGTGCTGGGCCTTGTGGCGCTGCTGCTGGGGTCGGTGCCGTGGCGGCCGTCGGACGTGCTGGCGCGGATCTGGTCGCGCGGACCCAATCCGGCCGTCAATCTTCCGCAGGCGCTCAACATCTGGATCATCCAACTGATCGTCGCGATCGGGCCGCCGCTCGGAGCGCTGGCGTTCACCGTCTACATCAAGACCGATTGGGGCATCCCGCTGTTCTTCCTGGTGCCGCTGGCGCTGGTTGCGATTCCCTCGCTGCGCTTCCCGCGAATGGCGCTGTTCTCGATCACGGCGGTGTGGTTCGTGGCCACGATCGTCACGCTGATCGCCGCGCCCAGCATCGCCACGCAGGAGATCGCCTCCAACCGTGTCGGCGGCTCGACCTACGCCGCGCGCTCTGAATTGGCGCGCGAGCTCACCCAGACCTGGCAGGACAGATTCCATTCACGCTGGGCGGTGGTCGTCGCACGCTCCGACATCGGCGAGCCGATGACGTTCTACAGTCCGGATCATCCGGCCTCGCTGGTGCCGGGCGAAGCGTGGTCGTCGGGGCTGACGTCGCTCGACGAAGCCAAGCGTCTCGGCTTCATCGGCGTCTGCGACACCACCGATCCGGTGTTCCTGCAGCCATGCGAGGCATGGATGGCCGAGCATGCCAGGGATGCCGAGCCGCTGGTGATGAACACCATGCGCTTCTTCAACGGTCATCCCGGCCCGTCGACGGTGTGGAAGGTCTATCTGGTGCCGCCGGCGAAGTAA
- a CDS encoding M15 family metallopeptidase, whose product MAARGTACIVALLALLPPFAHAQSNSELLDRLVRAYPDALSGHDDTTITWRDGTVMPVDDGVSDKPFDQMLRNASILDQMRQPYPSGPSAPPAPDVDPGRFRNEAFFKKMYGDCNTAEVRRNLVTITWLPRSWGKPVQVTRVNGVAERLKQVSAEIDALDPALRAAAFPIAGVLSCRGVADTGRMSMHGYAAAIDLNLKVSDYWLWAGKGKTIPYKNRMPREIVDIFERHGFIWGGKWYHYDTMHFEYRPELLEK is encoded by the coding sequence ATGGCCGCGCGCGGCACGGCCTGCATCGTTGCCTTGCTGGCGCTGCTGCCGCCGTTTGCGCACGCTCAGAGCAATAGCGAACTGCTCGACCGCCTGGTGCGCGCCTATCCCGATGCGCTGTCCGGCCATGACGACACCACGATCACCTGGCGCGACGGCACGGTGATGCCGGTCGACGACGGCGTCTCCGACAAGCCATTCGATCAGATGCTGCGCAATGCGTCGATCCTCGACCAGATGCGGCAGCCCTATCCGTCCGGACCATCGGCGCCGCCGGCCCCGGACGTCGATCCCGGCCGCTTCCGCAACGAGGCCTTCTTCAAGAAGATGTATGGTGACTGCAACACGGCGGAGGTCAGGCGGAACCTGGTGACGATCACCTGGCTACCGCGATCCTGGGGCAAGCCGGTTCAGGTTACGCGGGTCAACGGCGTCGCCGAGCGTCTGAAGCAGGTCTCCGCCGAGATCGACGCGCTCGATCCGGCGCTGCGCGCCGCGGCCTTTCCGATCGCGGGTGTGCTATCTTGTCGCGGCGTCGCCGATACCGGGCGGATGAGCATGCATGGCTACGCGGCCGCGATCGACCTCAACCTGAAGGTCTCGGACTACTGGCTGTGGGCGGGCAAGGGCAAAACCATCCCCTACAAGAACCGGATGCCGCGCGAGATCGTCGACATTTTCGAGCGCCACGGCTTCATCTGGGGCGGCAAGTGGTATCACTACGATACCATGCATTTCGAGTATCGGCCGGAGCTTCTCGAAAAGTGA